In Strix uralensis isolate ZFMK-TIS-50842 chromosome 7, bStrUra1, whole genome shotgun sequence, the following proteins share a genomic window:
- the TUBGCP2 gene encoding gamma-tubulin complex component 2 isoform X7 has protein sequence MSEFRIHHDVNELLSLLRVHGGEGAEVYIDLLQKNRTPYVTTTVSAHSAKVKIAEFSRTPEDFLKKYDELKSKNTRHLDSLVYLLSKLTEDKETLQYLQQNAKERAELAANAATSGSTNFSIPSSTSKISLQELEELRKQLGSVTANSSVQQPLELTRKILRDKQNKKNSGQPIPVFPSWVYERPALIGDFLIGTSLSTDTTVPIGTLPLASQESMIVEDLLYVLIGVDGRYITAQPIVGRQNRAFSVDPNLDLSIKELVTRILPVAASYSAVTRFIEEKSSFEYGQVNHALAAAMRTLIKEYMILITQLEHLQRQGLLSLQKLWFYIQPTMRTLEILASLATSVDKGECMGGSTLSLLHDKTFNYTGDSQAQELCLYLTKAASVPYFEILEKWIYRGIINDPYSEFMVEEHELQKEKIQEDYNDKYWDQRYTVVQQQIPSFLQKMADKILSTGKYLNVVRECGRDVTCPVAKEVIYTLKERAYVEQIEKAYNYASKVLLDFLMEEKELVAHLSRSIKHYFLMDQGDFFVHFMDLTEEELKKPVDDIVTTRLEALLELALRMSTANTDPFKDDLKIDLMPHDLITQLLRVLAIETKQEKAIISADPTELTLSGLEAFSFDYIVKWPLSLIINRKALTRYQMLFRHMFYCKHVERQLCNVWISNKTAKQFSLHSAKWFAGAFTLRQRMLNFVQNIQYYMMFEVMEPTWHILEKNLKLASNIDDVLSHHTSFLDNCLKDCMLTNPELLKIFSKLMSVCVMFTNCMQRFTQSMKLDNEMDRLTLEHGTMLGPPTEEERAEETAKKQLTNKLLAEHADSLHLTSGFEATINKFDSNFSTHLLDLLDKLSVYSTNDCEHSMLNIIYRRPQW, from the exons ATGAGTGAGTTCCGCATTCACCACGATGTCAATGAGTTGCTCAGCCTGCTGCGCGTGCACGGGGGGGAGGGAGCCGAAGTCTACATCGATCTCCTGCAGAAGAATCGAACGCCTTATGTTACCACGACCGTCTCTGCGCACAGCGCCAAG GTAAAAATAGCAGAGTTTTCTCGGACTCctgaagattttttaaagaagtatGATGAGCTGAAATCTAAAAATACAAGACATCTAGATTCTTTAGTTTATCTACTGTCAAAACTCACAGAAGACAAAGAG ACACTCCAGTATCTGCAACAAAATGCTAAAGAAAGGGCTGAACTTGCAGCGAATGCAGCAACCAGTGGCAGCACAAATTTTTCCATTCCCTCATCTACTTCCAAGATATCTCTGCAGGAGCTTGAGGAGCTACGCAAGCAGCTGGGCAGTGTCACAGCCAACTCCAGTGTACAGCAG CCTCTTGAGCTTACACGAAAAATCCTCCGAGATAAGCAGAACAAGAAGAATTCTGGTCAGCCCATTCCAGTATTTCCATCCTGGGTGTATGAGAGACCTGCACTTATTGGCGATTTCTTAATTGGCACCAGTTTAAGCACTGACACAACGGTACCTATAG GTACCTTGCCATTAGCCTCGCAAGAATCCATGATCGTGGAGGACTTGCTGTACGTTCTGATCGGTGTGGATGGAAGATACATCACAGCACAGCCTATTGTAGGCAGGCAGAACCGAGCGTTTTCAGTCGATCCAAACTTGGACTTGTCTATCAAGGAGCTGGTGACCAGGATTCTTCCTGTAGCAGCAAGTTACTCTGCTGTCACCAG gttTATAGAGGAGAAGTCTTCTTTCGAGTACGGACAGGTAAATCATGCCCTGGCTGCTGCTATGCGGACTCTAATCAAGGAATACATGATACTGATTACCCAGCTGGAACATCTTCAGAGACAGGGACTTCTGTCACTGCAGAAACTCTGGTTTTATATCCAGCCCACAATGAGGACCCTGGAGATTCTTGCTTCACTTG ctaCTTCTGTGGATAAAGGTGAGTGTATGGGAGGATCAACCCTGAGCTTACTCCATGACAAGACTTTCAATTACACGGGGGACAGCCAGGCCCAGGAGTTGTGCCTGTATTTAACCAAGGCAGCCAGCGTGCCTTATTTTGAAATTCTGGAAAAGTGGATATATCGAGGCATCATTAATGATCCATACAG TGAGTTCATGGTGGAGGAGCatgagctgcagaaggagaagatTCAGGAGGACTATAATGACAAGTATTGGGATCAAAGATATACTGTTGTTCAGCAACAGATTCCCTCATTCTTGCAGAAAATGGCTGACAAAATACTAAGCACAG ggaaatatttaaatgtcGTGCGAGAATGTGGACGTGACGTTACCTGCCCTGTGGCTAAAGAGGTCATCTATACTTTAAAAGAGAGAGCATATGTGGAACAAATAGAAAAAGCATATAACTATGCTAGCAAAGTTCTTCTGGATTTCCTaatggaggagaaagagctggTGGCTCACCTAAG CAGATCTATAAAACACTACTTCCTGATGGATCAAGGGGACTTTTTTGTTCACTTCATGGATCTCACAGAAGAGGAACTTAAAAAGCCTGTAGATGACATAGTAACTACGAGGCTAGAGGCTCTGCTTGAATTAGCCCTGCGAATGAGCACAGCCAACACAGATCCTTTCAAAGATGATTTAAAG ATTGACTTGATGCCACATGACCTCATTACACAGCTCTTGAGAGTACTGGCCATAGAAACGAAACAGGAGAAGGCCATTATCAGTGCAGATCCCACAGAGCTCACTCTCAGCGGTCTGGAAGCATTTTCCTTTGACTACATTGTTAAGTGGCCTCTATCCCTTATTATAAACAG gAAAGCACTGACAAGATACCAGATGCTTTTCAGACACATGTTCTATTGCAAGCACGTGGAAAGACAGTTGTGCAACGTTTGGATCAGCAATAAGACAGCCAAACAATTCTCCCTGCATTCAGCTAAGTG GTTTGCTGGTGCTTTCACACTGCGGCAGCGGATGCTGAATTTTGTGCAGAATATCCAGTATTACATGATGTTTGAAGTGATGGAGCCAACATGGCACATTCTTGAGAAGAACCTGAAGTTG GCATCTAATATTGATGATGTCCTGAGCCACCACACAAGCTTCCTGGATAACTGCTTGAAGGACTGCATGCTAACCAACCCGGAGCTGCTGAAGATCTTCTCCAAGCTGATGTCTGTCTGTGTCATGTTCACAAACTGCATGCAG AGGTTCACCCAGAGCATGAAGCTGGATAATGAGATGGACCGACTCACCTTAGAGCACGGCACAATGCTGGGCCCGCCGACAGAGGAGGAGCGTGCTGAAGAGACTGCGAAGAAGCAGCTGACTAACAAG CTTTTAGCAGAGCATGCCGACAGCCTCCAC
- the TUBGCP2 gene encoding gamma-tubulin complex component 2 isoform X5, whose protein sequence is MSEFRIHHDVNELLSLLRVHGGEGAEVYIDLLQKNRTPYVTTTVSAHSAKVKIAEFSRTPEDFLKKYDELKSKNTRHLDSLVYLLSKLTEDKETLQYLQQNAKERAELAANAATSGSTNFSIPSSTSKISLQELEELRKQLGSVTANSSVQQPLELTRKILRDKQNKKNSGQPIPVFPSWVYERPALIGDFLIGTSLSTDTTVPIGTLPLASQESMIVEDLLYVLIGVDGRYITAQPIVGRQNRAFSVDPNLDLSIKELVTRILPVAASYSAVTRFIEEKSSFEYGQVNHALAAAMRTLIKEYMILITQLEHLQRQGLLSLQKLWFYIQPTMRTLEILASLATSVDKGECMGGSTLSLLHDKTFNYTGDSQAQELCLYLTKAASVPYFEILEKWIYRGIINDPYSEFMVEEHELQKEKIQEDYNDKYWDQRYTVVQQQIPSFLQKMADKILSTGKYLNVVRECGRDVTCPVAKEVIYTLKERAYVEQIEKAYNYASKVLLDFLMEEKELVAHLSRSIKHYFLMDQGDFFVHFMDLTEEELKKPVDDIVTTRLEALLELALRMSTANTDPFKDDLKIDLMPHDLITQLLRVLAIETKQEKAIISADPTELTLSGLEAFSFDYIVKWPLSLIINRKALTRYQMLFRHMFYCKHVERQLCNVWISNKTAKQFSLHSAKWFAGAFTLRQRMLNFVQNIQYYMMFEVMEPTWHILEKNLKLASNIDDVLSHHTSFLDNCLKDCMLTNPELLKIFSKLMSVCVMFTNCMQRFTQSMKLDNEMDRLTLEHGTMLGPPTEEERAEETAKKQLTNKLLAEHADSLHLTSGFEATINKFDSNFSTHLLDLLDKLSVYSTNDCEHSMLNIIYRTVVTIKSPSLDCLGPCESSPRCWT, encoded by the exons ATGAGTGAGTTCCGCATTCACCACGATGTCAATGAGTTGCTCAGCCTGCTGCGCGTGCACGGGGGGGAGGGAGCCGAAGTCTACATCGATCTCCTGCAGAAGAATCGAACGCCTTATGTTACCACGACCGTCTCTGCGCACAGCGCCAAG GTAAAAATAGCAGAGTTTTCTCGGACTCctgaagattttttaaagaagtatGATGAGCTGAAATCTAAAAATACAAGACATCTAGATTCTTTAGTTTATCTACTGTCAAAACTCACAGAAGACAAAGAG ACACTCCAGTATCTGCAACAAAATGCTAAAGAAAGGGCTGAACTTGCAGCGAATGCAGCAACCAGTGGCAGCACAAATTTTTCCATTCCCTCATCTACTTCCAAGATATCTCTGCAGGAGCTTGAGGAGCTACGCAAGCAGCTGGGCAGTGTCACAGCCAACTCCAGTGTACAGCAG CCTCTTGAGCTTACACGAAAAATCCTCCGAGATAAGCAGAACAAGAAGAATTCTGGTCAGCCCATTCCAGTATTTCCATCCTGGGTGTATGAGAGACCTGCACTTATTGGCGATTTCTTAATTGGCACCAGTTTAAGCACTGACACAACGGTACCTATAG GTACCTTGCCATTAGCCTCGCAAGAATCCATGATCGTGGAGGACTTGCTGTACGTTCTGATCGGTGTGGATGGAAGATACATCACAGCACAGCCTATTGTAGGCAGGCAGAACCGAGCGTTTTCAGTCGATCCAAACTTGGACTTGTCTATCAAGGAGCTGGTGACCAGGATTCTTCCTGTAGCAGCAAGTTACTCTGCTGTCACCAG gttTATAGAGGAGAAGTCTTCTTTCGAGTACGGACAGGTAAATCATGCCCTGGCTGCTGCTATGCGGACTCTAATCAAGGAATACATGATACTGATTACCCAGCTGGAACATCTTCAGAGACAGGGACTTCTGTCACTGCAGAAACTCTGGTTTTATATCCAGCCCACAATGAGGACCCTGGAGATTCTTGCTTCACTTG ctaCTTCTGTGGATAAAGGTGAGTGTATGGGAGGATCAACCCTGAGCTTACTCCATGACAAGACTTTCAATTACACGGGGGACAGCCAGGCCCAGGAGTTGTGCCTGTATTTAACCAAGGCAGCCAGCGTGCCTTATTTTGAAATTCTGGAAAAGTGGATATATCGAGGCATCATTAATGATCCATACAG TGAGTTCATGGTGGAGGAGCatgagctgcagaaggagaagatTCAGGAGGACTATAATGACAAGTATTGGGATCAAAGATATACTGTTGTTCAGCAACAGATTCCCTCATTCTTGCAGAAAATGGCTGACAAAATACTAAGCACAG ggaaatatttaaatgtcGTGCGAGAATGTGGACGTGACGTTACCTGCCCTGTGGCTAAAGAGGTCATCTATACTTTAAAAGAGAGAGCATATGTGGAACAAATAGAAAAAGCATATAACTATGCTAGCAAAGTTCTTCTGGATTTCCTaatggaggagaaagagctggTGGCTCACCTAAG CAGATCTATAAAACACTACTTCCTGATGGATCAAGGGGACTTTTTTGTTCACTTCATGGATCTCACAGAAGAGGAACTTAAAAAGCCTGTAGATGACATAGTAACTACGAGGCTAGAGGCTCTGCTTGAATTAGCCCTGCGAATGAGCACAGCCAACACAGATCCTTTCAAAGATGATTTAAAG ATTGACTTGATGCCACATGACCTCATTACACAGCTCTTGAGAGTACTGGCCATAGAAACGAAACAGGAGAAGGCCATTATCAGTGCAGATCCCACAGAGCTCACTCTCAGCGGTCTGGAAGCATTTTCCTTTGACTACATTGTTAAGTGGCCTCTATCCCTTATTATAAACAG gAAAGCACTGACAAGATACCAGATGCTTTTCAGACACATGTTCTATTGCAAGCACGTGGAAAGACAGTTGTGCAACGTTTGGATCAGCAATAAGACAGCCAAACAATTCTCCCTGCATTCAGCTAAGTG GTTTGCTGGTGCTTTCACACTGCGGCAGCGGATGCTGAATTTTGTGCAGAATATCCAGTATTACATGATGTTTGAAGTGATGGAGCCAACATGGCACATTCTTGAGAAGAACCTGAAGTTG GCATCTAATATTGATGATGTCCTGAGCCACCACACAAGCTTCCTGGATAACTGCTTGAAGGACTGCATGCTAACCAACCCGGAGCTGCTGAAGATCTTCTCCAAGCTGATGTCTGTCTGTGTCATGTTCACAAACTGCATGCAG AGGTTCACCCAGAGCATGAAGCTGGATAATGAGATGGACCGACTCACCTTAGAGCACGGCACAATGCTGGGCCCGCCGACAGAGGAGGAGCGTGCTGAAGAGACTGCGAAGAAGCAGCTGACTAACAAG CTTTTAGCAGAGCATGCCGACAGCCTCCAC
- the TUBGCP2 gene encoding gamma-tubulin complex component 2 isoform X6, whose amino-acid sequence MSEFRIHHDVNELLSLLRVHGGEGAEVYIDLLQKNRTPYVTTTVSAHSAKVKIAEFSRTPEDFLKKYDELKSKNTRHLDSLVYLLSKLTEDKETLQYLQQNAKERAELAANAATSGSTNFSIPSSTSKISLQELEELRKQLGSVTANSSVQQPLELTRKILRDKQNKKNSGQPIPVFPSWVYERPALIGDFLIGTSLSTDTTVPIGTLPLASQESMIVEDLLYVLIGVDGRYITAQPIVGRQNRAFSVDPNLDLSIKELVTRILPVAASYSAVTRFIEEKSSFEYGQVNHALAAAMRTLIKEYMILITQLEHLQRQGLLSLQKLWFYIQPTMRTLEILASLATSVDKGECMGGSTLSLLHDKTFNYTGDSQAQELCLYLTKAASVPYFEILEKWIYRGIINDPYSEFMVEEHELQKEKIQEDYNDKYWDQRYTVVQQQIPSFLQKMADKILSTGKYLNVVRECGRDVTCPVAKEVIYTLKERAYVEQIEKAYNYASKVLLDFLMEEKELVAHLSRSIKHYFLMDQGDFFVHFMDLTEEELKKPVDDIVTTRLEALLELALRMSTANTDPFKDDLKIDLMPHDLITQLLRVLAIETKQEKAIISADPTELTLSGLEAFSFDYIVKWPLSLIINRKALTRYQMLFRHMFYCKHVERQLCNVWISNKTAKQFSLHSAKWFAGAFTLRQRMLNFVQNIQYYMMFEVMEPTWHILEKNLKLASNIDDVLSHHTSFLDNCLKDCMLTNPELLKIFSKLMSVCVMFTNCMQRFTQSMKLDNEMDRLTLEHGTMLGPPTEEERAEETAKKQLTNKLLAEHADSLHLTSGFEATINKFDSNFSTHLLDLLDKLSVYSTNDCEHSMLNIIYRLFSNVLKRVEVTQ is encoded by the exons ATGAGTGAGTTCCGCATTCACCACGATGTCAATGAGTTGCTCAGCCTGCTGCGCGTGCACGGGGGGGAGGGAGCCGAAGTCTACATCGATCTCCTGCAGAAGAATCGAACGCCTTATGTTACCACGACCGTCTCTGCGCACAGCGCCAAG GTAAAAATAGCAGAGTTTTCTCGGACTCctgaagattttttaaagaagtatGATGAGCTGAAATCTAAAAATACAAGACATCTAGATTCTTTAGTTTATCTACTGTCAAAACTCACAGAAGACAAAGAG ACACTCCAGTATCTGCAACAAAATGCTAAAGAAAGGGCTGAACTTGCAGCGAATGCAGCAACCAGTGGCAGCACAAATTTTTCCATTCCCTCATCTACTTCCAAGATATCTCTGCAGGAGCTTGAGGAGCTACGCAAGCAGCTGGGCAGTGTCACAGCCAACTCCAGTGTACAGCAG CCTCTTGAGCTTACACGAAAAATCCTCCGAGATAAGCAGAACAAGAAGAATTCTGGTCAGCCCATTCCAGTATTTCCATCCTGGGTGTATGAGAGACCTGCACTTATTGGCGATTTCTTAATTGGCACCAGTTTAAGCACTGACACAACGGTACCTATAG GTACCTTGCCATTAGCCTCGCAAGAATCCATGATCGTGGAGGACTTGCTGTACGTTCTGATCGGTGTGGATGGAAGATACATCACAGCACAGCCTATTGTAGGCAGGCAGAACCGAGCGTTTTCAGTCGATCCAAACTTGGACTTGTCTATCAAGGAGCTGGTGACCAGGATTCTTCCTGTAGCAGCAAGTTACTCTGCTGTCACCAG gttTATAGAGGAGAAGTCTTCTTTCGAGTACGGACAGGTAAATCATGCCCTGGCTGCTGCTATGCGGACTCTAATCAAGGAATACATGATACTGATTACCCAGCTGGAACATCTTCAGAGACAGGGACTTCTGTCACTGCAGAAACTCTGGTTTTATATCCAGCCCACAATGAGGACCCTGGAGATTCTTGCTTCACTTG ctaCTTCTGTGGATAAAGGTGAGTGTATGGGAGGATCAACCCTGAGCTTACTCCATGACAAGACTTTCAATTACACGGGGGACAGCCAGGCCCAGGAGTTGTGCCTGTATTTAACCAAGGCAGCCAGCGTGCCTTATTTTGAAATTCTGGAAAAGTGGATATATCGAGGCATCATTAATGATCCATACAG TGAGTTCATGGTGGAGGAGCatgagctgcagaaggagaagatTCAGGAGGACTATAATGACAAGTATTGGGATCAAAGATATACTGTTGTTCAGCAACAGATTCCCTCATTCTTGCAGAAAATGGCTGACAAAATACTAAGCACAG ggaaatatttaaatgtcGTGCGAGAATGTGGACGTGACGTTACCTGCCCTGTGGCTAAAGAGGTCATCTATACTTTAAAAGAGAGAGCATATGTGGAACAAATAGAAAAAGCATATAACTATGCTAGCAAAGTTCTTCTGGATTTCCTaatggaggagaaagagctggTGGCTCACCTAAG CAGATCTATAAAACACTACTTCCTGATGGATCAAGGGGACTTTTTTGTTCACTTCATGGATCTCACAGAAGAGGAACTTAAAAAGCCTGTAGATGACATAGTAACTACGAGGCTAGAGGCTCTGCTTGAATTAGCCCTGCGAATGAGCACAGCCAACACAGATCCTTTCAAAGATGATTTAAAG ATTGACTTGATGCCACATGACCTCATTACACAGCTCTTGAGAGTACTGGCCATAGAAACGAAACAGGAGAAGGCCATTATCAGTGCAGATCCCACAGAGCTCACTCTCAGCGGTCTGGAAGCATTTTCCTTTGACTACATTGTTAAGTGGCCTCTATCCCTTATTATAAACAG gAAAGCACTGACAAGATACCAGATGCTTTTCAGACACATGTTCTATTGCAAGCACGTGGAAAGACAGTTGTGCAACGTTTGGATCAGCAATAAGACAGCCAAACAATTCTCCCTGCATTCAGCTAAGTG GTTTGCTGGTGCTTTCACACTGCGGCAGCGGATGCTGAATTTTGTGCAGAATATCCAGTATTACATGATGTTTGAAGTGATGGAGCCAACATGGCACATTCTTGAGAAGAACCTGAAGTTG GCATCTAATATTGATGATGTCCTGAGCCACCACACAAGCTTCCTGGATAACTGCTTGAAGGACTGCATGCTAACCAACCCGGAGCTGCTGAAGATCTTCTCCAAGCTGATGTCTGTCTGTGTCATGTTCACAAACTGCATGCAG AGGTTCACCCAGAGCATGAAGCTGGATAATGAGATGGACCGACTCACCTTAGAGCACGGCACAATGCTGGGCCCGCCGACAGAGGAGGAGCGTGCTGAAGAGACTGCGAAGAAGCAGCTGACTAACAAG CTTTTAGCAGAGCATGCCGACAGCCTCCAC